In Vigna radiata var. radiata cultivar VC1973A chromosome 3, Vradiata_ver6, whole genome shotgun sequence, the following proteins share a genomic window:
- the LOC106756951 gene encoding uncharacterized protein LOC106756951 isoform X1, with the protein MEKSMRLGLMAVVAVSGSMAILVQQVHKRMLSNFMKKFEYQMGGILYAHGQKNLCGSEKREANKKVRFSKEALEEKSYGRGDRMITTRVGRIKAEQFWEMENVERDEPKLEKMMPTNRKVLYRGIMKYRNSTIHRRLPF; encoded by the exons atggAGAAGTCGATGAGATTAGGGTTGATGGCTGTGGTTGCTGTATCTGGAAGCATGGCCATCTTGGTTCAACAGGTCCATAAACGTATGCTATCTAACTTCATGAAGAAATTTGAGTATCAAATGGGTGGTATCTTATACGCACACGGCCAAAAGAATTTGTGTG GCTCAGAGAAACGTGAAGCGAATAAGAAGGTGCGATTTTCAAAGGAAGCATTGGAAGAAAAGAGTTATGGTAGAGGTGATAGAATGATTACAACAAGGGTAGGACGAATCAAGGCTGAACAATTTTGGGAGATGGAGAATGTTGAGAGGGATGAGCCCAAATTAGAGAAGATGATGCCTACCAACAGGAAAGTTCTTTACAGGGGAATTATGAAATATAGGAATAGCACTATTCATCGGAGACTTCCATTCTag
- the LOC106756951 gene encoding uncharacterized protein LOC106756951 isoform X2, translated as MEKSMRLGLMAVVAVSGSMAILVQQVHKRSEKREANKKVRFSKEALEEKSYGRGDRMITTRVGRIKAEQFWEMENVERDEPKLEKMMPTNRKVLYRGIMKYRNSTIHRRLPF; from the exons atggAGAAGTCGATGAGATTAGGGTTGATGGCTGTGGTTGCTGTATCTGGAAGCATGGCCATCTTGGTTCAACAGGTCCATAAAC GCTCAGAGAAACGTGAAGCGAATAAGAAGGTGCGATTTTCAAAGGAAGCATTGGAAGAAAAGAGTTATGGTAGAGGTGATAGAATGATTACAACAAGGGTAGGACGAATCAAGGCTGAACAATTTTGGGAGATGGAGAATGTTGAGAGGGATGAGCCCAAATTAGAGAAGATGATGCCTACCAACAGGAAAGTTCTTTACAGGGGAATTATGAAATATAGGAATAGCACTATTCATCGGAGACTTCCATTCTag
- the LOC106757336 gene encoding cell division cycle 20.2, cofactor of APC complex, giving the protein MDTGPWNCSSKMKSRSSFQGRIFRTKNSQENLDRFIPNRSAMDFGYAHYMLTEGNKKGREKENDAVMSPSREAYQKQLAEAFNMNRTRILAFKNKPPTPVELIPKCILSPPPPSNFSKPRRHIPQSSERTLDAPDILDDFYLNLLDWGRGNVLSIALGNSVYLWNADDSSTAELVTVEEEDGPVTSVAWAPDGRHLAIGLNNFHVQLWDSHSSRMVRTLRGGHQARVGSLSWNNHILTTGGMDGRIVNNDVRVRSHIVDSYRGHQQEVCGLKWSPSGQQLASGGNDNIVHIWDRATVSSSSANRWLHRFEEHRAAVKALAWCPFQANLLASGGGVGDHCIKFWNTHTGVCLNSVNTSSQVCALLWNKNDRELLSSHGFTENQLTLWKYPSMLRVGELKGHTSRVLYMTQSPDGCTVASAAGDETLRFWNVFGTPQPSKPAPKANTEPFANVNRIR; this is encoded by the exons ATGGACACTGGACCGTGGAATTGTTCCTCCAAGATGAAGTCCAGATCCTCCTTTCAGGGTCGTATATTCCGCACTAAGAATTCTCAAGAAAAC TTGGACAGGTTTATTCCCAATCGCTCTGCGATGGATTTCGGCTACGCGCACTACATGCTCACCGAGGGTAACAAGAAGGGCAGGGAGAAAGAGAACGATGCGGTGATGTCACCATCTCGAGAAGCATACCAGAAGCAACTCGCCGAGGCTTTCAACATGAATCGCACTCGAATCTTGGCCTTCAAGAACAAACCTCCAACTCCTGTTGAACTCATTCCCAAGTGCATCCTTTCGCCTCCTCCTCCATCCAATTTCTCTAAGCCCAGGCGTCACATTCCTCAG AGTTCTGAGAGAACGTTGGATGCTCCTGATATACTCGATGACTTTTATTTGAACCTACTGGACTGGGGTCGCGGCAATGTTCTTAGTATCGCCCTTGGGAACAGTGTGTATCTATGGAATGCCGATGATAGCTCCACTGCTGAACTTGTCACTGTGGAAGAGGAAGATGGTCCTGTTACAAGTGTTGCCTGGGCTCCCGATGGACGCCATTTAGCCATTggtttaaacaattttcatgtCCAGCTCTGGGATTCTCATTCTTCTAGGATG GTAAGAACATTAAGAGGTGGACATCAAGCACGAGTGGGTTCACTATCTTGGAACAATCATATCCTCACAACAGGAGGGATGGATGGTAGAATCGTTAACAATGATGTTAGAGTGAGGTCTCATATTGTTGATTCTTATAGAGGACATCAGCAGGAGGTCTGTGGGCTTAAGTGGTCTCCCTCAGGACAACAATTGGCGAGTGGGGGCAACGATAACATTGTTCACATATGGGACAGGGCTACTGTCTCTTCAAGTTCAGCAAACCGTTGGCTTCATAGATTTGAGGAACATAGAGCTGCTGTGAAGGCATTAGCTTGGTGCCCATTCCAAGCAAATCTGCTAGCTTCAGGTGGAGGTGTGGGCGATCACTGCATTAAGTTCTGGAATACGCATACAGGGGTGTGCTTGAACTCTGTCAACACAAGCTCACAAGTGTGCGCTCTGCTGTGGAACAAGAATGACCGTGAGTTGCTTAGCTCTCATGGTTTCACCGAGAACCAGCTTACTCTTTGGAAATATCCTTCAATGCTTAGAGTGGGAGAGCTCAAGGGTCATACCTCCAGGGTGTTGTATATGACGCAAAGTCCAGATGGGTGTACTGTGGCTTCTGCAGCAGGGGACGAGACTCTGAGATTTTGGAATGTTTTTGGAACTCCACAACCTTCCAAACCAGCGCCGAAAGCCAATACTGAACCCTTTGCTAATGTGAATCGTATTCGCTGA
- the LOC106757914 gene encoding ABC transporter G family member 22 isoform X1 → MENAISSSLARTKSEDVEETVTTTSVKSPPSAEGGGVLSRKSSKTAASPSGGGGRSTHIRRARSAQLKVDVDEVGSGVALSRASSASLGLSFSFTGFTLPPDEIADSKPFSDEDIPEDIEAGTHKPKFQTEHTLPIYLKFTDVTYKVVIKGITTTKEKDILKGITGSVNPGEVLALMGPSGSGKTSLLNLLGGRLIQSTIGGSITYNDQPYSKFLKSRIGFVTQDDVLFPHLTVRETLTYAARLRLPNILTKEQKEKRALDVIEELGLERCQDTMIGGSYVRGVSGGERKRVCIGSEIIINPSLLFLDEPTSGLDSTTALRIVQLLQDIAEAGKTVVITIHQPSSRLFHKFDKLILLGKGSLLYFGKASEAMDYFQFIGCAPLITMNPAEFLLDLANGNVNDISVPSELKDRVQVGNAEVETCNDKPSASVVQEYLEEAYDSRVAEIEKTKLMVPVPLDEELKSKIYSCKRQWGASWFEQFSILFSRGFKERKHDYFSWLRITQVLSTAVILGLLWWQSDANNPKGLQDQAGLLFFIAVFWGFFPVFTAIFTFPQERAMLTKERTTDMYRLSAYFVARTTSDLLLDLVLPVFFLLVVYFMASLRLSAGRFFLSILTVFLCIIAAQGLGLAIGATLMDLKRATTLASVTVMTFMLAGGFFVQKVPIFISWIRYLSFNYHTYKLLLKVQYEHITRTINGITLDSGFTEVAALLAMVFGYRLLAYLSLRRMKLQAGN, encoded by the exons ATGGAAAATGCAATTTCATCCAGCTTGGCGAGAACGAAATCGGAGGATGTTGAGGAGACAGTGACAACGACAAGTGTGAAATCGCCCCCGTCGGCGGAGGGTGGTGGAGTGCTGTCGAGGAAATCGAGCAAGACGGCGGCCTCGCCGAGTGGGGGCGGAGGAAGAAGCACACACATAAGGAGGGCGAGGAGCGCTCAGTTGAAGGTGGATGTGGATGAGGTTGGCAGCGGCGTGGCTCTGAGCCGAGCTTCTAGCGCCAGCTTGGGCCTCTCGTTCTCCTTCACTGGCTTCACTCTCCCTCCTGATGAAATCGCCGATTCAAAACCTTTCAGCGACGAAGATATCC CGGAGGATATTGAAGCCGGAACTCATAAGCCTAAGTTTCAGACAGAACATACTCTGCCAATATATCTGAAG TTCACCGACGTGACCTATAAGGTAGTGATTAAAGGCATAACTACAACCAAGGAAAAAGATATCTTGAAGGGGATCACTGGTTCTGTTAATCCTGGGGAAGTTTTGGCATTGATGGGTCCTTCAGGAAGTGGAAAGACATCTTTGTTAAATCTGCTAGGAGGAAGGTTAATTCAGTCCACAATTGGTGGCTCTATCACTTACAATGACCAACCTTATTCCAAGTTTCTAAAGAGCAG GATTGGGTTCGTGACACAAGACGATGTTCTGTTTCCTCACCTCACTGTTAGAGAAACATTGACGTACGCTGCTCGCTTAAGATTGCCAAATATACTAACGAAAGAGCAAAAGGAAAAACGAGCTTTAGATGTCATCGAAGAGCTGGGATTAGAGAG GTGCCAAGATACTATGATAGGAGGTTCGTATGTTCGAGGAGTATCTGGTGGAGAGAGGAAGAGGGTTTGTATTGGCAGTGAGATCATAATCAACCCTTCTCTTCTATTTCTTGATGAACCAACTTCTGGTTTGGATTCTACAACAgctttaaggattgttcaatTGCTACAAGACATAGCAGAG GCAGGAAAAACCGTAGTGATAACAATCCATCAACCATCTAGCAGACTCTTCCATAAATTTGATAAGTTGATTCTTCTAGGAAAAGGGAGTTTGCTTTACTTTGGAAAAGCATCTGAAGCAATGGACTATTTTCAGTTTATAGGGTGTGCACCCCTTATTACCATGAACCCAGCAGAGTTTTTATTAGACCTTGCAAATGGAAACGTGAATGATATTTCTGTACCATCAGAGTTAAAGGATAGAGTGCAGGTAGGAAATGCGGAAGTTGAAACATGCAATGACAAACCATCTGCTTCAGTTGTACAAGAG TATCTGGAAGAGGCATATGATTCTCGAGTGGCAGAAATAGAGAAGACAAAGTTAATGGTTCCTGTCCCCCTTGATGAAGAACTGAAGTCTAAAATCTATTCTTGTAAAAGACAGTGGGGGGCAAGTTGGTTTGAGCAATTTTCTATACTGTTTTCAAGAGGGTTCAAAGAGAGGAAGCATGACTATTTTAGCTGGTTGAGAATTACCCAAGTTCTTTCTACAGCAGTCATCTTAGGATTACTTTGGTGGCAATCAGATGCTAACAACCCAAAAGGTTTGCAAGATCAG GCAGGACTTCTCTTCTTTATTGCCGTGTTTTGGGGATTTTTTCCTGTCTTTACTGCAATATTCACATTTCCTCAAGAGAGGGCCATGCTGACTAAGGAACGAACAACGGATATGTACAGACTAAGTGCATATTTTGTGGCTAGAACTACAAGTGACCTTCTACTAGACCTGGTGTTACCAGTCTTTTTCCTCCTTGTTGTGTATTTCATGGCCAGTTTGAGACTGAGTGCAGGGCGTTTTTTTCTTAGTATTCTTACGGTTTTTCTCTGCATCATAGCAGCTCAG GGACTTGGACTTGCAATCGGGGCTACACTAATGGATTTGAAAAGGGCAACAACTTTGGCTTCAGTAACTGTGATGACTTTCATGCTGGCTGGAGGATTTTTTGTGCag AAAGTCCCCATATTCATATCTTGGATTCGCTACCTCTCCTTCAACTATCATACGTATAAACTTCTGCTTAAGGTTCAATATGAACACATCACACGGACCATAAATGGAATCACACTTGACAGTGGATTCACAGAGGTTGCTGCTCTGCTAGCCATGGTTTTTGGTTACCGTCTTTTGGCATATCTCTCCTTGCGGCGGATGAAACTTCAAGCTGGAAATTAA
- the LOC106757914 gene encoding ABC transporter G family member 22 isoform X2 — translation MGPSGSGKTSLLNLLGGRLIQSTIGGSITYNDQPYSKFLKSRIGFVTQDDVLFPHLTVRETLTYAARLRLPNILTKEQKEKRALDVIEELGLERCQDTMIGGSYVRGVSGGERKRVCIGSEIIINPSLLFLDEPTSGLDSTTALRIVQLLQDIAEAGKTVVITIHQPSSRLFHKFDKLILLGKGSLLYFGKASEAMDYFQFIGCAPLITMNPAEFLLDLANGNVNDISVPSELKDRVQVGNAEVETCNDKPSASVVQEYLEEAYDSRVAEIEKTKLMVPVPLDEELKSKIYSCKRQWGASWFEQFSILFSRGFKERKHDYFSWLRITQVLSTAVILGLLWWQSDANNPKGLQDQAGLLFFIAVFWGFFPVFTAIFTFPQERAMLTKERTTDMYRLSAYFVARTTSDLLLDLVLPVFFLLVVYFMASLRLSAGRFFLSILTVFLCIIAAQGLGLAIGATLMDLKRATTLASVTVMTFMLAGGFFVQKVPIFISWIRYLSFNYHTYKLLLKVQYEHITRTINGITLDSGFTEVAALLAMVFGYRLLAYLSLRRMKLQAGN, via the exons ATGGGTCCTTCAGGAAGTGGAAAGACATCTTTGTTAAATCTGCTAGGAGGAAGGTTAATTCAGTCCACAATTGGTGGCTCTATCACTTACAATGACCAACCTTATTCCAAGTTTCTAAAGAGCAG GATTGGGTTCGTGACACAAGACGATGTTCTGTTTCCTCACCTCACTGTTAGAGAAACATTGACGTACGCTGCTCGCTTAAGATTGCCAAATATACTAACGAAAGAGCAAAAGGAAAAACGAGCTTTAGATGTCATCGAAGAGCTGGGATTAGAGAG GTGCCAAGATACTATGATAGGAGGTTCGTATGTTCGAGGAGTATCTGGTGGAGAGAGGAAGAGGGTTTGTATTGGCAGTGAGATCATAATCAACCCTTCTCTTCTATTTCTTGATGAACCAACTTCTGGTTTGGATTCTACAACAgctttaaggattgttcaatTGCTACAAGACATAGCAGAG GCAGGAAAAACCGTAGTGATAACAATCCATCAACCATCTAGCAGACTCTTCCATAAATTTGATAAGTTGATTCTTCTAGGAAAAGGGAGTTTGCTTTACTTTGGAAAAGCATCTGAAGCAATGGACTATTTTCAGTTTATAGGGTGTGCACCCCTTATTACCATGAACCCAGCAGAGTTTTTATTAGACCTTGCAAATGGAAACGTGAATGATATTTCTGTACCATCAGAGTTAAAGGATAGAGTGCAGGTAGGAAATGCGGAAGTTGAAACATGCAATGACAAACCATCTGCTTCAGTTGTACAAGAG TATCTGGAAGAGGCATATGATTCTCGAGTGGCAGAAATAGAGAAGACAAAGTTAATGGTTCCTGTCCCCCTTGATGAAGAACTGAAGTCTAAAATCTATTCTTGTAAAAGACAGTGGGGGGCAAGTTGGTTTGAGCAATTTTCTATACTGTTTTCAAGAGGGTTCAAAGAGAGGAAGCATGACTATTTTAGCTGGTTGAGAATTACCCAAGTTCTTTCTACAGCAGTCATCTTAGGATTACTTTGGTGGCAATCAGATGCTAACAACCCAAAAGGTTTGCAAGATCAG GCAGGACTTCTCTTCTTTATTGCCGTGTTTTGGGGATTTTTTCCTGTCTTTACTGCAATATTCACATTTCCTCAAGAGAGGGCCATGCTGACTAAGGAACGAACAACGGATATGTACAGACTAAGTGCATATTTTGTGGCTAGAACTACAAGTGACCTTCTACTAGACCTGGTGTTACCAGTCTTTTTCCTCCTTGTTGTGTATTTCATGGCCAGTTTGAGACTGAGTGCAGGGCGTTTTTTTCTTAGTATTCTTACGGTTTTTCTCTGCATCATAGCAGCTCAG GGACTTGGACTTGCAATCGGGGCTACACTAATGGATTTGAAAAGGGCAACAACTTTGGCTTCAGTAACTGTGATGACTTTCATGCTGGCTGGAGGATTTTTTGTGCag AAAGTCCCCATATTCATATCTTGGATTCGCTACCTCTCCTTCAACTATCATACGTATAAACTTCTGCTTAAGGTTCAATATGAACACATCACACGGACCATAAATGGAATCACACTTGACAGTGGATTCACAGAGGTTGCTGCTCTGCTAGCCATGGTTTTTGGTTACCGTCTTTTGGCATATCTCTCCTTGCGGCGGATGAAACTTCAAGCTGGAAATTAA